Below is a window of Desulfarculaceae bacterium DNA.
ATGAGGCTTATCGCCGGGCATCCCGGCCTGGAGCTGAGCGCGGTGAGCTCGGCCCAGTTCAAGGACCAGCCAGTGGACGCGGTCTTCGGTGCCCTGGAAGGCATGGGGAAATTGAGCTTCGTGGACCACGACCCGGCCACCCTGGCCGGGGGCGCGCAGCTGGTTTTCCTGGCCGTGCCCCACAAGGCGGCCATGGCCGCCGCGCCGGCCCTCCTGGACGCCGGGGCCAAGGTGGTGGACCTCTCGGCCGACTTCCGGCTGCGGGACCGGGCGGTGTACGAAGAGTGGTACGCCCCCCACAGCGCGCCCGAGCTGCTTTCCGAGGCGGTGTACGGCCTGCCCGAGTTCTACCGCGATGAGATCCCCGGGGCCCGGCTGGTGGCCAACCCCGGCTGCTACGTGACCAGCGTGCTGGTGGCTTTGGCGCCACTACTCAAGGCCGGTCTGGTGGAGCCCGAAGGCCTCATCGCGGACAGCGCCTCGGGCGTGTCCGGCGCGGGGCGCTCGGCCAAGTTGGGCCTGATCCACGGCGAGGTGCACGAGAACTTCAAGGCCTACGCGGTGGACGGCCACAGGCACACCCCGGAGATGGAGCAGGAGCTTTCCGTGGCTGCTGGCCAAGAGGTGCGGCTCACCTTCACCCCGCATCTGTTGCCCATGGACCGGGGCATCCTGAGCACCATCTACGCCCGGCCTCGGGCAGGCGCGGACGCGGAAGCGGTGCGGGAGTGCTGGCAGGCGGCCTATGGCGACGAGCCCTTCATCCGGCCCCTGCCCCCCGGGCGGCTGCCCGCCTGCAAGGAGGTGCGGGGCACCAACCGGGTGCAGCTCGGCGTGGCCGTGGACCCGCGCTCCGGGCTCATCAAGCTGTTCTCGGCCCTGGACAACCTGTGCAAGGGCGCCAGCGGCCAGGCCATGCAGAACGCCAACCTCATGCTGGGCCTGGGCGAGACCGAGGGCCTGACCGAGCTGGCCTGCACCCCGTAGGGGCGGCCATGGGCATGGAGCCACCCACCCTCTGGGAGCGCCTGGCCGGCCGTTTCCCGCCCCTGGACCTGCCCTTCGTGGAGCGGGAGCCGGAAGGCGAGAGCCGCCGGTTGGCCTTGGCGGTGGCCTATCGCGGGGCGGGCTTTGCCGGCTGGCAGGTGCAGCCCGGCGAGCCCACCATCCAGGGGGCGGTGGAGGCCGCCCTGTCGCGCCTGTGCGACCAGCCTATCCGCATCGAGGCCTCGGGCCGCACCGACGCCGGCGTCAACGCCTGGGGCCAGGTGGCCAGCTTCAGCACCACCAGCCGCCTGGCCGCGCCGGAGATGCTCAGGGGGCTCAGGGCCCTGTTGCCTGGCGGCGTGTGGCCCCGCGCCCTGGGGCCGGTGGCCGAGGATTTCCACGCCCGCTTCAGCGCCCAGGGCAAGACCTACCATTATTACCTCTGGCCCCGGGCCGAGGCCCCGCTGTTCTTGGAGCCCCACTGCTGGCCGCTAAAGGCCGGGCTGGACCTGGCGGCCATGCGCGCCGCCCTGGCAGGGCTGGTGGGCGAGGTGGACCTGGCCGCGTTCTCCACCGCCGGGTCCGAGCCGGGCCTGACCACCAGGCGCATGATCCACCGCGCCGAGCTGAACCAGCTTTCCGACGGCATGGTGGAGCTTCGCCTCACGGCCAGCGGCTTTTTGCGCCACAGCGTACGCAATCTGGCGGGCAGTCTGGTGCAGGTAGGCCGGGGCGAGCTGTTGCCCCAGGCCATGGCCGAGATGGCCGCCGCGGGCAGCCGCCTCTACTCCGGGCCCAAGGCCCCGCCCCAGGGGCTCTACCTGGCCAAGGTTTTCTACACGAGAGCGCCGGAGTAAAGGGCGTTTCTTGTCGCGCCCAGAACGGCGCGACCCCAATAGCAGAGCTATTGGGGGCAGCAGGAAAAAAAAGCAGGTTGCTCTCGTCCCCCCACTTCCCCACACATCACGCCTTGTCATTGCGAGGAGCGGCTTCTTGGCCGCGACGCGGCAATCTCTGCCCGCCAGCAGGTGACCTCGTGGCTTTAGTGTGGTGCGTAAGGAAAGTTGCCCAAGCTTGCGAGAGAGGGGGAGCCAACTCCAGGGAAGATGGCCACGGCCCGCCGCAAACAGCTCTCCACTTTCTACAACCGCCTTGGGCGGCGGCCCTCGCCATGACAACTATTTCGGGGAAATTGAGGAAGCGGCCCTTTGGCCGGATTTATTGTCGCGCCCAGAACGGCGCGACCCCGATAGACAAGCTATCGGGGCCGGCAGACAGGGGGCGATAAGGCCTTAGCCTTTGTCCTTGCCCAGCGTATCTTTCAGGGTGTTGTAGACTTGGGGAAAGGCCTCTTCGAACGCGGCCACGGACATGCGGCCGCTCTCGATGAACTTGACGATGATCTCCTTGGAGGCCTTGAGCAAGGACTCCTGGCGCGGGGTCAGGCGGTCCAGAGGCGGCTCTTTTTTGGGGCTCATGCGTCGGCTCCTTGTTCCCGCCGGGTCACCCCGCAGGAAGGAAGAAGGCACTCCATAGTTCCCAGCGGGGGCCCGGCACGAAGATAAACCTTGGGGGCCCATCCCCGGCCCGGCCAGCTTACACCAGCCTTGCGCGCGACACAAGCGCCCGTGGTGGTCAGCCCCGTGGGGGCTGTGCTATATCTTCTAGACTATGCAAGCTATTATCCCCCCCAGACCGGTCCGCCTGCTGCCCGAGGAAGTCGCCAACCAGATCGCCGCCGGCGAGGTGGTGGAGCGCCCGGCCAGCGTGCTCAAGGAGCTGGTGGAAAACGCCCTGGACGCTGGGGCCCGGCGTATCGCGGTGGAGGTGGCCGCCGGGGGGCGCAAGCTGATCCGGGTGGTGGACGACGGCGCGGGCATGGGGCCCGACGATCTCTTGATGGCCCTGGAGCGCCACGCCACCAGCAAGGTGGCCAGCGCGGCGGACCTGACCCATGTGGGCTCCCTGGGCTTCCGGGGCGAGGCCCTGCCCTCCATCGCGGCGGTGAGCCGGATGCTGCTCCGCTCGCGGCGGGAGAGTGACGAGGCGGGCTCCCAGGCGCGGGTGGAAGGCGGGGCCATCAAGGCGGTGGAAGAGGTGGGCTGCCCGGTGGGCACCCTGGTGGAGGTCAAGGACCTTTTCTTCAACACCCCGGCGCGGCGCAAGTTTTTAAAGAGCCAGGCCACGGAAAGCGGCCACCTGGCCGGGGCCCTGGTGCGCCTGGCTCTGGCCCGGCCCGAGGTGGCCTTCCGCTACAGCGTGGGCAATCAGGTGACCTACGATCTGTCCGGCGGCCAGGATCTGGCGGTGCGGGCCGCGTCCCTGCTGGGCCGCGCCTCGGCCGAGGCCATGGTGCGCCTGGAGGAGAGCGAGGATGTGCTGGGCCTGGAGGGCCTGGCCGGGCTGCCTTCGCTGAGCCGCTCGACCGCGGACCAGGTTTATACCTTTGTGAACGGCCGTTTCGTGCGCGACAAGGTGCTCTTGCACGCGGTGAACCAAGCCTATCGCGGGCTCATGCCCGACAACCGCAGGCCGGTGGTGGTGCTGCACCTTACCCTGGACCCGGAGCTGGTGGACGTGAATGTGCACCCGGCCAAGACCGAGGTGCGCTTCACCCGCTCCCAGGAGGTGCACGACGCCCTGGCCCGGGCCCTGCGGCGGGGCCTGAGCAAGGGGCGCGGCGTGAAGCCCAGCGCCCGGCCGGTGGTGGCCCAGGGCGCCCCGCCCCGGCCCTATGCCGCGCCCGCGCGGGGGCCCGCGGCCCCGCCGCCCCGGGTGGCCGAGCCCAGTGCGCCGTCGCGCCCGGCCGAGCACGCCTCCCCGCCTCCCCCGGCGGACGCCGCCCTGCCCGGCGGCGCGGCCAAGCGTCTGCAACCGCTCTACACCAAGGCCGAGGAGCTCACGGTGATCGGCCAGCTGCACGGGCTCTACGTGCTCTGCTCCTCGCCCCAGGGCCTGGTGCTGGTGGACCAGCACGCGGCCCACGAGCGCCTGACCTACGAGCGGCTAAAGGCGGGCCTGGCCCGGGGCGAGCTGCCCCGCCAGGGACTGTTGTCGCCCCTGACCATGGAGCTGAGCCCCGGCGAGGCGGCCTGGGCCGGGGAGCAGGCCGAGCAGTGGGCCCGTTTGGGCCTGGAGCTGGAGCCCTTCGGCGGGGCCACCTGGGCCATCCAGGCGGTTCCGCCCCATCTGGCCGGGGGCGACCCCCGCCCGGCGGTGCGCGACCTGCTCAGCCAGATGAGCGCCAGCGGCCTGGAGGCGGAGACCCCGGAGTTTGTGGAGACCGCGCTCCGCTCCCTGGCCTGCCACGGCTCGGTGCGCCAGGGCCAGCGGCTCAAGCCCCGCGAGCTGGAGGAGCTGGTGGACCAGATCTGCCAGCTGCCCGCGCCCCTCACCTGCCCCCACGGCCGCCCGGTGATGCTCCTGCTCACCCGCCACGAGCTGGACCGCCAGTTCCGCCGGAGCGGCGATGGCTCCTGAGGCACCGGCCCTGGTGGTGCTGGCCGGGCCCACCGCGGCGGGCAAGACCGCCCTTTCCCTGCGCCTGGCCCGCGAGCACCACGCCGAAATCGTGGGCGCGGACAGCGTGCAGGTCTACCGGGGCCTGGACATCGGCTCGGCCAAACCCACCCCCGGGGAGCAGGCGCAGGCGCGGCATCACCTGATCGACATGGCCGACCCGGCCGAGGGCTTCTCGGCCGCGCGCTACGCGGAGCTGGCCCAGGCGGCCATCGCGGACATCCACGCCCGGGGCAAAAAAGCCCTGGTGGTGGGCGGCACGGGCTTGTACATCAAGGCCCTGCTCTGGGGACTGGTCCCGGTCCCGGAGGTGGACCCCGCGCTGCGGGCAGAGCTGGCCGAGGCCTGGGACGAGCAAGGTGCCGAAGCCATGCACGCCCGCCTGGCCGAGCGCGACCCCGAGGCCGCCGCCCGCCTGCACCCCAACGACCGCCAGCGGGTGCTACGGGCCCTGGAGGTGTGCCTCCAGACCGGCGAGCCCTTCAGCCGCCGGCAGGAGAAACACAAGCAAAGCGAGCCGCGTTACGCGCATTTGTTCATCGGCCTGGAGCGGCCCCGCGAGGAGCTGAACCAGCGCATCGAGACCCGCGCCCGGGCCATGTGGCAGGGCGGGCTCCTGGCCGAGGTGGAGGGCCTGCTGGCCGCGGGCACGCCCCCGGAAGCGCCGGGCCTGGCCACCCTGGGCTATCGCCAGGCCGTGGCCGCCTTGAGCGGGACCATGCAGCCTGATGACGCGCTGTTTGATATGATTAAGGCAACCAAGGCCTACGCCAAGCGGCAGCTCACCTGGTTCCGCGGGGTGGAGGGCCTGCACTGGCACAATGCCGACGACCACGCGGGCGTCAGCCAACGGGTGGCCGGCTTCTGGTCCCATAAGGGGTAGCGACGATGAAGAGCCTGATCAAGCTGCTGGTTATCCTGGCCCTGGTGCTTTCGGCCCTGCCGGCCGGGGCCGACACCTTCATGGTGATGGGCCGCGCCCCCTTGGGGAGCAACGAGGCGGCGGCCAAGGACGCGGCCGTGGCCGACGCCCTTTCCCGGGCCGTGGCCCAGGCGGCGGTCAGCTCTCTGGACCCGGCCACCCTCAGGTCCAACCTGTCCCTGTTGCAGCAGCAGGTGTTGGCCGACTCCAAGCGCTACATCACCAACTACTCCCTGGTGGCCTCGGCCCCCTCGGGCCAGGACTTCCTGGCCCTGGTTTCGGTTACCATCGACCAGCGGGCCCTGACCCAGGCCCTGATCCGCGCGGCGCTCAAGCTGCCCACCTCCCATTTGGGCACCATGCTGATCATGGTGAGCGAGGAGACCGCTCCCGGGCGGCCGCCGGTGTACTGGTGGTCCGGGCTGCCCGGCGCGCCCGAGGCCCCGGCTCCCCTGGCCAAGGTGCTCAAGGGCATGGGCATCCGCATCGTGAACCCCAGGCCCCTCAAGGCCCTGTTGACCCCGGACATGCGCCAGCCGGTGCTCTCGGAGTCCCAGGCCCTGGAGTTCGCGCGCCAGGCCGGGGCCCAGGTGGTGCTCCTGGGCAGCATCCGCACCTATCCCCTGGTGACTCCCCAAACGATCGTCCCGCCGCCCCTGGTGCAGCTATTAGCCCTGAACACCGCCTCGGGCCAGGTCATAACCATCGAGGAGACCGAAGGGCCCACCTTCCACGCCACCCCCGAGCCGAGCGCCTATCCCAAGATCCTGGCCCAGGTGGAGGACTCGGTGCGCAATCTCATGGCCCGGCTCTCGGCCAAGCTGGGCGATGCCGGCCCGGCGGCCCGCGAGATCGCCCTCAAGGTCTCGGGAGTGCGCTCGTTGGGCCAGCTCATGCGCCTGGAAAAGGCCATGATGAGCATGAGCGACATGGTGGAGTCGGTGCAGCGGGTCTCGGCCGGCGCGGGCAAGGCCAGCTTCTCCCTGGTTCTCAAGGGCTCGCCCTCGGCCTTGGCTGACAAGCTAATGGTGCAGAATTACGGCGATTTCCTCATCAACGTGGTGGAGCAGGACAAGCGGGCCCTGGAGGTGGTGATCATACCCCGCCAGCCGGGCAGCCAGGGCGCGCCCTATCCCGGAGCCATGGCGCCCAGCCAGTCCGGCCCGCAATATGCCCCGGATCGCTGGAAGATCGGCCCGGACGGGCGCAAAAAACAGGACGACCAGCAGGAGAAAAAGGCCTATCCCTGGGAGCAGGGCGGCCAGCAGCAAAAGGCCCCCCAGGGCGGCCAGCAGCAGCAGCCCCAGCAGCAGCAACAGGAGCAACCGCAGCAACAGGAGCAACAGCAGCAAAAGCAGCAGCTTTATCCCTGGGAACAGGGGCAAAGCGGCCAGGGAAATCAGGCCCAAAGCGGCGGCGCGCAGCAGGTCCCGCAAAAGGCCGGCAGCGCCAACCAGCCGAATACGAAACAAAATATTAATCCCGCCGCCGCCCAGGGCACCGGAAACGGCAGCGGAGCCAGCGGCGGCTCGGGCAAGGTTGCCTACCCCTGGGAACAGAGTCAGTGACAAAGCGCCCCCACGGGCTCCGGAAGCGCCTCCGGGCGGTGATTCCGGTTGACAGTGTAGGGTGCGGCTGGTAGAAGAAGGTTTCAATTTCAGGCACGTAGCTCAGGGGGAGAGCGCTACCCTGACACGGTAGAGGTCCCGGGTTCAAATCCCGGCGTGCCTACCAGACCCGGCCTGGACCGCAGGCCCCAAGAGCCGGCAACTAGCCGGGTAGGGGCCTTGCGCCAGGTGAAGGGAGTTTTGTTTGTTTTGGCCCAAGACATGAGCGCCAGCAGCGAATACATCTCCGCCTCCGAGGCCCTGTCCGCTCAGGACCCCAAAGCGGCCAAAAAAGCCATCGCCGCCCGCGATAACGGACGGCTCTTGGACCTCTCCGCCCCGGTGGCCCCGGGCGCGGAGCTCACTCCCGTTCTGCCCGGCGACCCCGAGGCCCTGGACATCCTGCGCCATTCCGCCGCCCACATCATGGCCGAGGCGGTCAAGGAGCTGTTCCCCGGGGTCAAGGTGGCCATCGGCCCGTCCATCCAGGACGGCTTTTACTACGATTTCGACTACGAGCGCCCCTTCACCCCCGAGGACCTTCCGGCCATCGAGCAGAAGATGACCGAGATAGTCCGGCAGAACGCCCCCTTTGAGCACGACCTGTGGGACAAGGGCCAGGCGCTTAAATTTTTCGGCGACGAGGGCGAGAATTTCAAGCTGGAGCTGATAGAGGGCTTGGAGGACGACCAGGTGGGCATCTACCGCCAGGGCGCCTTCACCGACCTCTGCCGCGGCCCCCACATCCCCTCCACCGGCAAGCTGGGCGCCTTCAAGCTCCTGAGCGTGGCCGGGGCCTATTGGCGGGGCGATGAAAAGGGCCCCATGCTCAGCCGCATCTACGGTACCGCCTTTTTTGACCGCAAGGAGCTCAAGCGCCACTTGCAGCTCATCGAGGAGGCCAAGAAACGCGACCACCGCAAGCTGGGCCGCGAGCTGGAGCTGTTCAGCTTCCACGACGAGATCGGCGCGGGCATGGTGGTGTGGCATCCCCGGGGCATGATCCTTCGCAACCTCATCGAGAGCCTGGAGCGGGCCGAGCACCTTCGGCGCGGCTACTCCATGGTGCAGGGCCCCCAGATCCTCAAGCGGGAGCTGTGGGAGCGTTCGGGGCATTTCGACAACTACCGCGAGAACATGTATTTCACGGAAGTCGACGAGATCGCCTACGGCATCAAGCCCATGAACTGCCTGGCCCACATGCTCATCTACAAGTCCAAGCGCCGCTCCTATCGCGAGCTGCCGCTGCGCTACTTCGAGCTGGGCCTGGTGCACCGCCACGAGAAAAGCGGCGTGTTGCACGGGCTGACCAGGGTGCGCGCCTTCACCCAGGACGACGCCCACCTCATCTGCCGGCCGGACCAGCTGGAGGACGAGATCCTGGCGGTGATGGACTTTGTCACCGACTTCATGGAGCTCTTCGGCTTCGAGTACACCCTGGAGCTCTCCACCCGGCCCGAGAAGTCCATCGGCAGCGACGAGGACTGGGACCGGGCCACCGCCGCGCTGACCAAGGCCCTGGAGGCCAGCGGCA
It encodes the following:
- the argC gene encoding N-acetyl-gamma-glutamyl-phosphate reductase, which codes for MIPVAIMGGSGYTGVELMRLIAGHPGLELSAVSSAQFKDQPVDAVFGALEGMGKLSFVDHDPATLAGGAQLVFLAVPHKAAMAAAPALLDAGAKVVDLSADFRLRDRAVYEEWYAPHSAPELLSEAVYGLPEFYRDEIPGARLVANPGCYVTSVLVALAPLLKAGLVEPEGLIADSASGVSGAGRSAKLGLIHGEVHENFKAYAVDGHRHTPEMEQELSVAAGQEVRLTFTPHLLPMDRGILSTIYARPRAGADAEAVRECWQAAYGDEPFIRPLPPGRLPACKEVRGTNRVQLGVAVDPRSGLIKLFSALDNLCKGASGQAMQNANLMLGLGETEGLTELACTP
- the truA gene encoding tRNA pseudouridine(38-40) synthase TruA, which encodes MEPPTLWERLAGRFPPLDLPFVEREPEGESRRLALAVAYRGAGFAGWQVQPGEPTIQGAVEAALSRLCDQPIRIEASGRTDAGVNAWGQVASFSTTSRLAAPEMLRGLRALLPGGVWPRALGPVAEDFHARFSAQGKTYHYYLWPRAEAPLFLEPHCWPLKAGLDLAAMRAALAGLVGEVDLAAFSTAGSEPGLTTRRMIHRAELNQLSDGMVELRLTASGFLRHSVRNLAGSLVQVGRGELLPQAMAEMAAAGSRLYSGPKAPPQGLYLAKVFYTRAPE
- the mutL gene encoding DNA mismatch repair endonuclease MutL: MQAIIPPRPVRLLPEEVANQIAAGEVVERPASVLKELVENALDAGARRIAVEVAAGGRKLIRVVDDGAGMGPDDLLMALERHATSKVASAADLTHVGSLGFRGEALPSIAAVSRMLLRSRRESDEAGSQARVEGGAIKAVEEVGCPVGTLVEVKDLFFNTPARRKFLKSQATESGHLAGALVRLALARPEVAFRYSVGNQVTYDLSGGQDLAVRAASLLGRASAEAMVRLEESEDVLGLEGLAGLPSLSRSTADQVYTFVNGRFVRDKVLLHAVNQAYRGLMPDNRRPVVVLHLTLDPELVDVNVHPAKTEVRFTRSQEVHDALARALRRGLSKGRGVKPSARPVVAQGAPPRPYAAPARGPAAPPPRVAEPSAPSRPAEHASPPPPADAALPGGAAKRLQPLYTKAEELTVIGQLHGLYVLCSSPQGLVLVDQHAAHERLTYERLKAGLARGELPRQGLLSPLTMELSPGEAAWAGEQAEQWARLGLELEPFGGATWAIQAVPPHLAGGDPRPAVRDLLSQMSASGLEAETPEFVETALRSLACHGSVRQGQRLKPRELEELVDQICQLPAPLTCPHGRPVMLLLTRHELDRQFRRSGDGS
- the miaA gene encoding tRNA (adenosine(37)-N6)-dimethylallyltransferase MiaA, coding for MAPEAPALVVLAGPTAAGKTALSLRLAREHHAEIVGADSVQVYRGLDIGSAKPTPGEQAQARHHLIDMADPAEGFSAARYAELAQAAIADIHARGKKALVVGGTGLYIKALLWGLVPVPEVDPALRAELAEAWDEQGAEAMHARLAERDPEAAARLHPNDRQRVLRALEVCLQTGEPFSRRQEKHKQSEPRYAHLFIGLERPREELNQRIETRARAMWQGGLLAEVEGLLAAGTPPEAPGLATLGYRQAVAALSGTMQPDDALFDMIKATKAYAKRQLTWFRGVEGLHWHNADDHAGVSQRVAGFWSHKG
- the thrS gene encoding threonine--tRNA ligase; its protein translation is MSASSEYISASEALSAQDPKAAKKAIAARDNGRLLDLSAPVAPGAELTPVLPGDPEALDILRHSAAHIMAEAVKELFPGVKVAIGPSIQDGFYYDFDYERPFTPEDLPAIEQKMTEIVRQNAPFEHDLWDKGQALKFFGDEGENFKLELIEGLEDDQVGIYRQGAFTDLCRGPHIPSTGKLGAFKLLSVAGAYWRGDEKGPMLSRIYGTAFFDRKELKRHLQLIEEAKKRDHRKLGRELELFSFHDEIGAGMVVWHPRGMILRNLIESLERAEHLRRGYSMVQGPQILKRELWERSGHFDNYRENMYFTEVDEIAYGIKPMNCLAHMLIYKSKRRSYRELPLRYFELGLVHRHEKSGVLHGLTRVRAFTQDDAHLICRPDQLEDEILAVMDFVTDFMELFGFEYTLELSTRPEKSIGSDEDWDRATAALTKALEASGKDYEINEGDGAFYGPKIDFKLYDALKRSWQCATIQCDFTLPDRFELTYTDADGEAKRPVMLHRVILGSIERFIGVLVEHFAGAFPLWLAPEQVRVLTVTDRADEWAQEITGALKDADIRAEVDLRNEKLGAKVREAQLMKVPYMVILGDREVDQREVTPRLRSGKNLETMDLESFIKMLKEEEAEPVERLRRRGRERRAAKGF